The Lepeophtheirus salmonis chromosome 2, UVic_Lsal_1.4, whole genome shotgun sequence region ATCTTAGTATCCTGAAATTCATAAGGATTCATAATGGAGTACATATCTTCCAAATTTAAGTTATTGGAAATTTGGATGACAAATATTCAAATGgcctattaaaaaaacaaatcaattcaCTTTAGGTTGATTGATGATTTTTCGAATAtgattctaaatttaattattctttggtagtcattaacttttcttttttacggATAAACtaaatctttctttctttttattgaaagcaAATATAAACATGATTTCAAATTCTTTCTTCATATAGATTCTATACGAGCTGtgtcaacaataaaaaacaaccttgaacaaaaaagaagaatatcccaattttttttaatagtacaccccagcccatgggttgtgcaagtgaaccgcTAGTTGAAAAGGCAGATTATTAGCCAATGTGTAATGGATCCACCTCTTGAGCCTGCTGGTCTTTCGTACAACCCATGGCTGGGATGTATTATAGGATAGTAAAAGgtgtccttgatgctcaagaaAGCAGTAGCGGTgtgttcacttgcacaacccttGGGCTGGAGTATATTATAGGATGTTAaaagggtccttgatactcaggatagcggtaaagattgattttgatcCAACTGCAAAACCTGttggccgaggtatattttgcaaaatattttttttttcgttttttttttttttgagaaacaacTCTGGAAATGTAATATGGTCAGTTTTATCCTGTTTTTGTGATTGAATCATCGTTTAAATAATGGATTCTTTTGCTAtctgttgatataatttttgtaaaattcaaaaaactaaaacattgaggaataatttttgcttgttttttttttgcttttttcaagtattattaatcttctttatttttataagtatgtattCATGATTCACAACTAGCATAGTTTGCCAACCAGAATAGATTCTTAGACAGGGTTCTGAGAGTGAATTTCATCAATCTGTGCCATTGGTGCCATCAGATTTGGTATCATGCAATAACTTTAAATTGGTTTGATTTGTCTAACTTGTGTAATTGAAATCGGATGTATTTGGGAAAAAGCAACACTTTTGACAGATTTATCTGATCGACATATCAATACTCAATTCATCATTGACtactaaaaaaagatatgttaAATTTGGCattcttttgtatttataatataacattacaTTCATAACATTCCTATAATGCTTCATAACTTTGACGAAAGTGTACGGATAAGAACAGTTAATCTCATTCGTCACACTCACCTAGTTACttgattaaataaacattatggcTATAATTACTTACTTCTGACTATGACATGGCAATAACCTTCttcataattatcattagtAAAACGTTTCTGATGCATAGACATTTATTGGTTATATTGATGTTAGTATATCTACGCAGCTAAATTAAATGTCAGATGTAATCAAGATATCAaacgtatttaaatattatacaaagacttcttcctttgatttttattaaaatacccCAGTGACATCTaatggaagtaaaaataagTCTCTTCATTCTCCTTTTCACCTCTGCTGCTATAGTACTTCCCCCCACTGACGAGGAGGGAGGACTGAGAGGGCAGCAATATGACATAtaccgggtgtcccgaaagtcttgaccGGTACCTGCAATGGCTTTTTTAGAGGtttcagagactttttacgtaaatgttgtttaaataaaagttaaagaccgttttccgattaacaagttttgtttcaataacatttcgaaattTATAACCTTACATTAGCCTTAGTAgttatgtgggatctgagaaatatgtgtccatgaccaagcacccaaccagcatcatgatgcttggagttgttggagagggctacaggctcacctcggaggactacatcaaggtgctcaagaccaaggtggtcccatggatcaggaaggagtatcctggcaagagggtgtgtttccagcaggatggggcacccgcacacacagccaagaacacccagaagtggtcgaaggagaatgtggaattctggcctaaggacTTTTGCCCCCCaacctgaaccccttggatttcagcatctggccgcacattgagaggcaggcttccaaaaaacgccacagcagtaccaaagctctcaaggccagtatcaccaaggcctgggccaagatggaccccacctacaCCAAGAACACCTGCTCCTTCTTCCGTCCCCGTATTGTGGCTTTTATGGAAGCTAAAGggcaaattgttaaaaaaatattatagattataaccaagcgaagtgtttttattaaaaacatttctctgtatctttacttttagtccttgtagatcttaatgaagttggaagttagaaatcagtcaggactttccggacacccggtatatacaaacaagaaaataagagaagtaagagaacaagggggaaggaaacacgaatacattacactTGGCGACGTGTTGTCGGCTTAAGTAGGGTTGAAGTCATTGTGCACGGCGTAGTGTCGGCTTATGCAGGGGGACGGTTGTCGGGTTATGTGAGCGACGTGGTGTCGGCTTAAGTGAAGTTGACGTCATTGAGGGCGACGAGGTGTCGGCTTCAGGGAAGTTGAAGTCATTGGGTGCGACGCAGGTTCGGCTTAGTTAGAGTTGACTTCGAAGTCGAGGGCGACGAGGTGTCTGCTTATGCAGGGCGACGGCTGACGGCTTATATAGCCAACGAGGTGTCAACTTAGTGTCTCCTTTTTACCTCTGCTCCACATCtactaaatatatagataatattataatctgTGTATGTCTACGAATTAGCAAGTATTCTTAGTATGTgattagtaaaataattcttaataaagGGGAAAAGAGGATTAGAGAGTTTCTCttagtatgtacataataaaataattcgtaataagatatataatatggGTACATCCTAGGCtactgtaatataatattatggtaGGTGTCTGTATGTATCTATGAACGTCTgctaataaaaacgcataacctggttttttaaatcattaacaCAGACAAATACAGCCcttacacataaaatataaaagttgttcaaaattatgAGTTATGTACCTAAAGCTATATTTCATTCTGGTTGGACCAGATTCTTGGGATCTGGAGGGTAAGTTTGTCTTTCCATCTAATGATTCTACAACATTAGGATGAGAGTTAGTTCGTCCAATATATCTCattctagaaaaaaagttttaaaggcAATCCTGATTTAGGCGAGATGTCAatactaaatttcattttttaaatcttcatacAACGCCATCATcgacttttttgaaataattatgactTTTTGGTAAGGCTTTAACATAGATTATATGGATAggataattttgttattgtgattccttttaatttgtttcatttttcctaccacatttatcattaaaagaagaattcacCTTTGCTCCTTCAAACTAACCTCATAACCacattcaaaacttttatttatcatagGTTGCGAACTGTTCATGACATCAAACCATTTATCTACAAGTTCGATAAAATTAGCAAATTTCTGTCTAAATTGATCCTCCTCATTTAATAGTCGAATGGGACCAGGTGTTGTATGACTAACTAACTCAGCGGTTGGCCGAATTCGTTGTCTGGCATTTCCAACTACatttaaatgatcaaaatttaGTTTACGACACATTTGAAGCTCCTTATTATCCTTATCTAATAGTTTTATAACtcttttgattaaaatgagAGTTCCATCTTTTAATTGAAATTCCTgatcaataaaatgatttatcagTAACTTCAGTAAGTGAGGGATATCTGTAAACGCATATATACGTTTATCTTTGTTGAATGGATTGGAAAAGTATGTTTTATCGGTAGATAATCCTAATTCTGTTCAAAGGCAGATATTTTTGTATACCATTTCAGAAACCATTCGAATAATACGAATCCCAttaatttccaattttaaaataacattgaaaagtacctcttaaagttaaaaaaaaaaaaaactattacatCTATACATTTTCCCTcagagttcatatttttccatttggatatcctagcaaCACACCTTCTGAGCCTTTCTCCATGTTCTGTTCAAGTGATCTCGTCACTGTGTGCCTCATTCGatggatctcatcttcttttaTGGATGGATCGTTCATTGTTTAGATGCCCCCTATCAAGGTATGTGATAGTGACTTATCACCTCGTGATTCATTGCCTCTATGctcaaaagtacataaattcctccaaatcttcTACGGAACAATCGTATACAGCTTAAATAACtaatgagttccataaaaaagacagaataatcgactgaacgCCCAAATGAGGAACAGAAAGAGTTCTCTTTCtccatccactgctccttcatataattatgaaattctTTTCTTCCTCCCCTTActcttagaaaaatatttcattgataattaagagtccttcagtttccttgatttTCGATGGATATTATATAACATGaacccttgatttctttattacttgtgcGCATCTTTTGTCAGTGGAAAACAAGTGAAAGATAATTACAGACTCTTAACGATGTTGTGCCTCTCTTTCCTCGATAATTTTGTCTGCATTGCCAAtgtatattctattctgctaataaatatatttatttatgtataaaaatgtctcatttcattttgtatatgtataatgccactaataatttaatgaatctatatgttttactttatattaataacttctatatcgcatcatttgtcattttaaatttgtctgattctctacttataacttcttttataatttataattagtataatctttttttgttgttgtatttaattttttattttacacatacttatttaaattactattataaacaaacgctataatactttaataaattatcttaataatgttcactatatcaatgtaacgataaagacataataataattaatacactatataataatactgtgcctcgtacaaattcaaataatgtaaagggtacgtttactaaaatctaccatcaccactttctctttctaattattcttccttttttttctcactctctctctttctctaacaagaactttttttttgccctaGACTCAACTTGATATTAATCCTACAgcaacttaatattttaaaatgcatcacacaatacataaatacatcacCATGACAATTATTCACATGATAATCTGGATCGTTCAAAGTACACCAACTGTAAATACTATACTCATAATTCTCCGTAGTATCCTCTTATTTGTGAATTTAGTAGAGGAAACATGCGTGCAGATATTTTCAATGCTCTTGCATCCAAAGAAGCTGCAATTGGGTGGCTTCAAGCCCAAGGAATCCTTCCATCGTTCGTGATTTGTTTGTGCGACAGGAATTTTAAGGAAGTATTGTGTGGAAGCACCCCTGGAATAGGTGTTCTCGGGCATCtcttaggaaaatatatttaaaaaaaaagtttttttgcaaaaagtcacatttaaaaaaaaaattatattatgatcaTTTATTATTGGCCAAAATTATCAACGTGTTCTACTACTGCAGACCAAACTACCCTTTCTATACGTACAGTTGTAGATTGGTATAATTTTTTGCgtgaaatttgtacaaaataaaattgaaaaccaACCTGTAAGACTAGGTGAGTCTGGGCGTGTTGTTGAGATCGACGAGTCCAAGTTCGGAAAGACAAAGCATCATAGAGGTAGGTACCAAGTAGGCACTGGGTTTCTGGGGGGGGCTTGATAGAGACAGTGGCTATTGTTTCATGGTTGAGGTTGAAGACCGAACAGCAGCTACTCTGTTGCCCCTCATCGCAAAGTACGTCGAACCCGAAACTACTGTCCTATTCAACGATTGGCGTCCTATAGGAGGGTATATTCCTTAGGTATGCAACACTTTACTGTGGTGCATAAGATAAATTATGTGGAGCCCTTGACCGGAGCTCATCCTCAGAATATTGAGTCTTTGTGGAGTCAAGCCAAGGGTATGATGCGTAAGATAGGTGTTTTTAACACTTCAAGAGATATCTTTCCCACCTATCTCCTAGAGCAGTAGTTCTTAACCTTATTGGAGGTACTGAACCCTGCAAGCTGCATCAGTGCATTCACCGAACCCCTTCgggattgaaaaaataaaatatgtctccTTCAgaaaataggtatatattttattattgcacAAAATGAAACACTATTTTCGAAGAACAAGACCAGCAAAACATGAATTTCacacaaaaacataaatcaatgaatattaGCTGCAAATTAAAGTGTTTTTCTTTTCCCTTCCAGACACAAGTTCAGAAATGCGTGGCTTCACCTTGGCAAGTGCCACTCTCATTTCGTTTTCGCAACAGAGTCTGttacttttctttgtttttatgtcCACCATCCTCGAAAAGGATTTCTCACAAAGATATATTGTTAGAAACAGTATGAGTATATCCAGGGATTTCTTTGCAATAAGAGGCTATGCTACGATCTGCAGACACCAAAACGTTGACAGTGTTGTTTTTATGAAGAGTTGCTGTTGAAGCTGGCTCTACTACAAGTGCAATGATTTCATCGAGATATTCATCGTTCACATCTGCTTTCGCAACACTAAACGTGAAAGGCTCTCTCACCCATACTGGATATGACCCTGTGGTGTGGAAGTATGCCTCGAGAGACTTTGCAAGCTCTTCTAAGTGTATACCAATTACTTGCTTCAGCTCTCCTGGTACAGAAATGTCTCCAATTTTAACCACATCTTCGATCTTACTAACACAGTCGTCGAGTAGGGGAAAGTTTGCGAAGTTATTCTCTATTCGTCATATCCATAAAGgcagctttttttaaatgcctccAGGTTTTCTTCTGCTTCGATAATGTTGACTCCACCACCCTGCATCTGTCGATTGAGATGATTGAGAGCATCGAAAATATCTGCCATGTACGTCAAAGTCAGAATGAACTCAGAATTTTCGAAGTAATCTGTGTGACAATGTCCGTACTCTCGCAAAAACAGGGATAATTGCATACACATGGCAAAAACACGATTCAGCACCTTTCCCCCTGGATAACCACCGAACGTTAGAATGATACAGAAGTACCTCGAATTCCAAGCCCATTTCATTACACAGCTCTAGGAAAATTCGGTGCTTCATAGCATTATTTCACACGTAGTTCACACATTCAACGACAACTTTTAACACTTGTGCTACTTTTAGAGGCAAGGTTTTTTTGTTGCCAACGAATACCTGTGCAGAACACAGTGCGTAACAATGATGTGTGGTGCATCAGATTTCATCAGTGCTCCAAAACCAGAGTGTTGTCCCAGCATGGCTGCAGCTCCATCTGAACAAACTGCAGAAACCATATTCCATGAAAGATTGTTGCCTCTGAAGAAGTTATCTACGAGTTTCTTCACATCGACTGCCTTGGTTGTTGTTGTAAGATACctacaaatagaaaatcttCCTTTATCACGTCTTCTTTCATATAGCGCACAAATACGACAAGCTGCTTAGATTAGAAATGTTAGTAGTCTTATCGAGTTGGAGGCTGAATTTTAGAGGGCTTGAAATAAGATCTGCAACTACTTGAGCCAAGATGGCATTGCTTATGTCGTTTATTCTGCTGCTGATAGTGTCATTTGAAAGAGGAATTTGAGAGAAATTATCTTCAGCCGATTTTCACGAATGGTGTGTGTTTTGCCCTGCTTTGCGATGAGGTAGGCAACTTCGTATGATTCTATGAGGATTGGTTTGTCGATGGGTACAAAGCTGAGAACAGGCAGAGTagtcttttaatcaaatttggCTCTCTTCACCTTGACTTCAGCAAGTGTTGTGTTCTTGTATCTACCATCTCCATGCAGCTTTAGGAAGTGTTCCTTCAGTTTTGCAGGTGCTAGACTAGAATTGCTCAACTTGGTAGTGCAAATCATGCATTGAGGACTCTGACTCCCATCACGTTCCTTTATACACGTGAATCCATATTGTGCGTATTCATCAAAccactttctttttttgctgGGCATAGTTAATAAGAAGGGATTGAAAGATTATCCATTAAGACTgaagtaaagatttttttacacagctatttatacaagttgaaacatgtaataatatttccatgaaaatcttatttatttgaacttttgtttttttctaaggaCGCTCATGATGATCGAGATAAtaccttattattatatattttaaacatgaagtacttttaatattaatatttgttacaaTATTCATAGGAACAAGTTCAAAAATGGTGCGCCTGACATTTTTAACGTAGTGTGACGacattgtttacttttttttatccatacttattttttgttttatacaataCAGTAGAAAAATAACAAGAGGATATATGCACAAACTTTGAGACCCGTAAAtccattttaattcaaaaaatatcatttcgatATGAGGGAGGCtttatcaaatttttccttGTTTAACAGCCATTCAAATAGTCTCTTCTGTAATTACAGTCTAGCTAGTCAGTGGACGCAGGAGCTTGCCAACCTCCCGAGAGTGTGTCACCAAACCCCTGGTGTTCGATCGAACCCAGGGTAAGAACCACTATCCTTGAGGAAATGTGGCAAAAGAAACTCTCATAGGATAAAGTTTTTGATCACATTTTGGATCATATTATTGAGCTATATCCACTATAAGTGACTGTACGAGTAACGTGATTGAAGAGAAAACACAGATTAGTAACTATTGCTTCTCTGAACCACTGATgattagattttgaaaaataaggagTTGAATACTGGATAATTAAGAATTCATTAATTTcctatatttatacttttctatGTTACAGCATATTTAATATCCAGTTGAGTCTagggaaaaaaagttctttttatagaaagaaagagtgaaaaaaaggaaaaataattaggaggagaaagtggtgatggtagattttagtaaacgtGCCCAAAGTCAAATCTGCTCTCTTGCGATGGATGATccttttataattatctttcttCAATTTTCTCTATATGGCTTCGGTTTTCTCTCTTGGAGAATATTTCTGAAGAGTCTCCGTATTTTCGTATCATTAAAAATGTAGGTCCTGATTGAATCTGAATTTacgaataaagaaaaaaactgccTGAATGGTCTCAAGGGAGGggggtcttagcttcaaatAGTGCCCAAGGTGTTTGtctaatatatgttttttcgGGTTAACACTTGGGGATGCTCCATGGATTCATATTCATGGAtgtgcaatttatttaagataattataagtctttttagtgtatttgaagtatgataggatgaAAATggattgtatttctattcataattagtatatttatttctgggtaaaaatgtctcattatattttgtaaatatataatttatatttgttgcaaacaatttgttgaatccattcgtaatatttaatattaataacttttattaaaattttctaattaatattttcgtaATAGttaatcgtttttttatttatttttttaacttgatatcacaaatatacgttataatactttaacttatcaatttattagtaatttactGCTACGCAGCTAAAGCGTTAGCTATTAGTTTTTGATCACTCATTCTATAACGTATCATATTAAAGGGAAGAAATTTAAGAGATCTtaatgttaatagatctataatatacaaatatgaaagttttttttgatgAGTTTTACGATGTAAATCAAGTATTTCTGAATTGaaaatttcgactactttttatattaactgttttagtgttacttgaaatatagaagattatcATTTCTAAAGCAAAATCAAGTGATATGATTTCCTCCAAAaccataactttaatcaatggtaccatatgtctcgctcccgaaTTTTACTCACAATCGCTCGATGACCATCTCTAATTATAGTACATAGGATGTAccagttttaaatattttatgctaaGAAAAACTTGCTAATCTTCGTGACATACacgttttataatatattatatagatatgtacctattaatttataaatagttgatGTAATGTCGAATGTAGGAGAAGGAAGTTCGGTTAATGCAattaaataacttcaaaaatattatattaagacACAGATCTAATACATTAATTTCTATACTACTAGATCCAATACATCCACTGAGATTTGTTGTTAGTCTTAGTCACCATCTCTGGTACTACCTGACCGCACAGATGATATCTATTCAGGGAAACAGTATGGGGGGGGCAGTAGCAAaacaaggaatttttgaaaaaatgattgatttggaagaaataaattattataaggaattatgcggaacattttattttaaaaaaaaagtcattttatcaaattatactGTGGAGCAAAAAATaccattgaaaaattataaataatttaattatattaaaaaaaataacttgttaatCTTCTATGTGATAAATGATAATGGACTGATAGTAAAGGAAAGGGAGGATCTGGCAAGAGCTATCGATGATATCAAGATAACCTGTCGGTACTAGAATGCCTAAGTTTCCTCTCATGTCCTGGTCTGTTCAAAGACCTACTGTAGAAGCTTTTATCACAAATTACTCGGggtttataagttatatttaatcttCTTAAAAGGAGATAGACTTAATGTACCCTCAATGTACTGGCCATTTATTTTGGaatacaaaagttaaaaattttcaCCCAGAATCTCCACTCTCTGAATTACAGCGTAGAGAAAGTTGGTCACAATTTTTATTGATCAAGTTCAAGACGGGACAAGGAGACAGTATGAGGGATCTTTCCAAAAATTCCCTTgatcatttttcttatattatataaaatatcaataggtatttgattcaagaaaaatattttataaacaaaactttaatatatttggtCGATTATACAATGGCGTACGGACCACAGGGTTAAGATACCGCATATTAAAAGTATCTCCTATTATCCGCCCCCCCCcccgaaaaaagaaaatattcccCTCATCCAATATGAAAAATCTTGCTATCTTCAAAAGCTTCACCACGTTAGGAtataaactttttgtagttatgtacataatatgtattatccAATATGCTACCATTAATAGAATATGGGACATCTCACATTGTATTCCTTACATCACAAATTGCATAACAAAATAATGTGAGACCATGTTTGATACATAtagtaaagaaatatttttaaaacttcatttaatgaaatacaaCTCGaccctaaaaaaaatgttttaataggTTCTGACAATTTGTAGGATATAGCtagatttgtaaaataaattctgTAACTGATGGCTTATTTAGGGAACAGTTAAGTAGGactatttggagaaaaatgtctaaCCCTCCTAATGTCTTTAGTTTAATCaagtatcataattaattatgtaagactaccataatttttgtatacatatttgggTCTGAGATGTTATTAACGAGagagatttataattataataattacttaaccTAGAGACATAAGTTAAGtacctaatttatattttattagctaACTTAAAAGCAAACAGGCAACAAATAAAACCACtaactgtttttaatttttgctaatGATATGCATTCTTAAAAATCTTCCAGACTAAACAAATTGCAGataatttacaagaaaaaaaatatatatatatacttctgatatttattttttaaaagactatcaaaatgaatataaatctCTCGATTCcacttaataaaaaacaacttgagtttttaatttaaacataatgatacatattatgtaggaaTAATGATTCCAATAAAAAACGACTTCCATAgcatagttatgaatttttaagaaacaaacaataaattaaagatgAGTAAGCTCAATATAAGTCCATTAGCAGTTATTCCAACGTAGAGTTGAAGAGTAATAAGACCTATACAAAGTGTTACAATGGCTTTATAAGCCAATGCAGTCCATATACCCAAACCAAAAGAATGAACAAATGTATCTAGAATTAGGGTTTTGTAAGAACTTATAACTAGAAGGCCAATGATGACAGGAATAACAGATTTAGGAATATCACGTCTCATCCATAGCCAAATGAGGCATGAAAGGGTAATGAAGTGAACCTAAGGAGTACAcagattttaaaatgataaacttATTCCGTAATAGGTAGGCATAATTACAAGGCTAATGTTGGCATCAAAacttttaagaatatatttccAATCGAATTCAATCCCTCGTGCTCCGACCCACAGGAAAATAACTCGTGTTAAGAATAATTCAGCAAATGCCCAACCCACCCCAGCAATCATAATTTTGACTTGTCCTTTTCCAGCGATCCTTTGTAAGGCTAAATATATTCCAACTAGGTCGACAAGGTCCACTGTCAAACGAAGAAACTCCTATGAACGAGATGAGATAGATATAGTAAGTAAACAAATATGGTGAAGGGTCTGTACCGTGAAAAAGTCAAATTTCTCCTCTTTATGGAGATCTTCTTCTAAATAGCCCTCATCTTCATCCAATTCAGAAGTAGGGAAAAATGTagctaaaaataacattttgcagAGCTGAGTTAATGTGTATATTAGACAAGCTTGGATGCATTTTCGAAGGGCTCCATACTCGGATCTAAAAAATGGCAtcaagtatataattaaatgggTTAGAAGTTacgttaattataatttattaattatttgtatatgttaAGCCCTAATAGAAATTGAAAGAGGAACTTACAGTCCAGAGTATTTATAAGTGAAATAATAGGGCACACAGGCCAATGCCAAACAATTTCCGAAATGGTAAAAAGTCATCTTTTATAGTAAACTAATTAATCTATGACTATAGACTCAATTTGATGCTGGAATCCTGACAACGACAGCAGTGGTGCGTACATACAGACAGTATAGTAGtgagtataaaatgaaataggGATGAATTTTAAAGAGTTCGAACCAATTTTACAAAATCCTGTTGTATTTCTACTTTTCTTCTCTCACATTTcataacaacaacaataatagcAGGACTTCTGGACATTTACTATTTTCCACTTTCGAAACTTCGACACACAAAGttcctttaatttattagaacgattttttttaaat contains the following coding sequences:
- the LOC121113721 gene encoding BOS complex subunit TMEM147-like, whose amino-acid sequence is MTFYHFGNCLALACVPYYFTYKYSGLSEYGALRKCIQACLIYTLTQLCKMLFLATFFPTSELDEDEGYLEEDLHKEEKFDFFTEFLRLTVDLVDLVGIYLALQRIAGKGQVKIMIAGVGWAFAELFLTRVIFLWVGARGIEFDWKYILKSFDANISLVHFITLSCLIWLWMRRDIPKSVIPVIIGLLVISSYKTLILDTFVHSFGLGIWTALAYKAIVTLCIGLITLQLYVGITANGLILSLLIFNLLFVS